From Corynebacterium pseudotuberculosis:
CCTGGCTGGCGGCCCACAAGCGGCCGATCCTAAGAACCCGGCATCGCCAAAGTTAGTGGTGGCGCTGTTGCTCTTGCCCATGCTGTTGATTTTTGGAAATACCGGGATGAGCATGGCAGTTGCTGCAGGCTGGGTGGAGAAGACCTCGGTGGCAGTGCGTGTGCTGCAGTTCTTGGGCAATACACCGATTGCATTGCTGATTTCCACTCTGATTGCGCTGTACTTCTTGGGGCTTCGACGCGGCGAGCCTAAGGAACAGCTTGAGAAGCTTCTCGACGGCGCCCTCGGCCCCATTTGCTCCGTAGTTCTGATTACTGGCGCAGGCGGAATGTTCGGTGGGGTGTTGCGCACATCCGGGATCGGCAGCGCATTGGCGGATTCGATGTCTGACCTAGGGCTTCCGGTGATCGTAGGATGCTGGTTGGTGGCCGCTATTCTGCGTTTGGCGCAGGGCTCGGCAACCGTCGCGCTGACCACTGCGGCAGCCCTGATGGCTCCTGCGGTGGCGGCCGGCGGATTTAATGAGTTTCAGATTGCGCTGATGGTGTTAGCCTCTGCGGCAGGATCAGTATTTGCTGGTCACGTTAATGACTCAGGCTTCTGGCTAGTGGGACGCCTCATGGGGATGGACGTCTCTACAACCTTACGTACGTGGACAATGAACCAGGCGCTGGTGGGCGCCGTTGGCTTTGTTATTGTCTTGGGTTTCTACGGAGTTAGCCTCGCGTTTTAATCCATTCACTTGCACTAGCAGCAATCTGATTCGGGGAGTCGGTCACGTCAAAGACGCGGCCGACTTCGTCGTTTTCTAGCGGCTCAAGGGTGGCAAACTGGGAATCCAAGAGGGAAGAGGGCATGAAGTGCCCTTTTCGACGGTTCATACGGGCAAGCAATACCTCGCGTGATCCATGTACATGTACAAAAACAGCATCGGGGCAGTGGGCGCGAAGCAAGTCGCGATAACTGCGCTTGAGCGCGCTACACCCGATGACGCCGCCCTCAGGCTGGTGAGCGAGCCATTCCCCGACTCGTGCTAGCCAGGGCCAGCGGTCGGCGTCGTTAAGCGGACAGCCCTGTGCCATCTTGTTGATATTTTCTTGCGGGTGGAGATCATCACCATCAAAGTAAGGAATCTCCAGTTTATAGGCCAGCATAGTGCCCACCGTTGTCTTGCCGGAGCCGGAAACACCCATCACTATGATCCTCATGGAATCTTCACCACAACCTTTCCAGAAACCTGGGAGTCGGCGGCGATATTAAACGCCGTGACCACATCGGAGAGCGGGAACTCGTGAGTGATTACGCTGTCAAACATAGGGTCTTT
This genomic window contains:
- a CDS encoding gluconokinase, translated to MRIIVMGVSGSGKTTVGTMLAYKLEIPYFDGDDLHPQENINKMAQGCPLNDADRWPWLARVGEWLAHQPEGGVIGCSALKRSYRDLLRAHCPDAVFVHVHGSREVLLARMNRRKGHFMPSSLLDSQFATLEPLENDEVGRVFDVTDSPNQIAASASEWIKTRG
- a CDS encoding GntP family permease, translating into MENWVPTLSAGPLLGIAAAAIALILILVIVFRLHAFLTLIVVSALTALASGIPLDGIVSTMTKGFGSTLASVALLVGLGAMLGRLVETSGGAKSLAEALVARCGERRAPFALGVASLVMGFPIFFDAGLIVMLPVIFAVARRLKGPVLAYGIPAAGAFSVMHIYLPPHPGPISAAEFYSADIGLVMLLGLLIAIPTWLVSGLWWGKKMGAKYPLPVPDILAGGPQAADPKNPASPKLVVALLLLPMLLIFGNTGMSMAVAAGWVEKTSVAVRVLQFLGNTPIALLISTLIALYFLGLRRGEPKEQLEKLLDGALGPICSVVLITGAGGMFGGVLRTSGIGSALADSMSDLGLPVIVGCWLVAAILRLAQGSATVALTTAAALMAPAVAAGGFNEFQIALMVLASAAGSVFAGHVNDSGFWLVGRLMGMDVSTTLRTWTMNQALVGAVGFVIVLGFYGVSLAF